From the genome of Gloeocapsopsis sp. IPPAS B-1203, one region includes:
- a CDS encoding four-helix bundle copper-binding protein, producing the protein MTYAMQLHQINQDMQQCIQNCLDCHSVCLNTVSYCLQQGKDHADAKHIALMLDCAEICQTSANFMLRSSALHMRTCGVCAEVCNMCAMDCQRFANDAQMQACADTCRRCAETCREMSMAAM; encoded by the coding sequence ATGACTTATGCGATGCAATTACACCAGATTAACCAAGATATGCAGCAGTGCATCCAAAATTGCCTAGATTGCCATAGTGTCTGTCTCAACACAGTATCCTACTGCCTTCAACAAGGTAAAGACCATGCCGATGCTAAACACATTGCCTTGATGCTAGATTGCGCTGAGATCTGCCAGACGAGCGCCAACTTCATGCTCCGAAGTTCAGCTTTGCATATGCGAACCTGCGGGGTTTGTGCCGAAGTGTGCAATATGTGTGCGATGGATTGTCAGCGATTTGCTAACGATGCTCAAATGCAAGCTTGTGCCGATACTTGTCGTCGTTGTGCAGAGACTTGTCGAGAAATGTCAATGGCAGCGATGTAG
- a CDS encoding GH116 family glycosyl hydrolase has product MENQQQQHHFPILPHTWNRPIGLGWDKPYIVRMASNLDDGPWHGMPLGGFGAGCIGRASRGDFNLWHIDGGEHTFKSIPACQFSVFEQQASTSQAFALCTEPPTDNTLAAWQWYPGQGKGVYHALYPQSWFVYENVFQAQLSCVQFSPILPENYQETSYPVAVFAWTAHNPTNQPLTLSIMLSWQNTVGWFQNAIKNPEIRMRDDGSPVYEYEPCLGNSAGNLNRWIAEDNYCACLLERTGSDLQDGIGQWAIATTQQPNVELFYHTRWNPKGDGAEIWHSFANNGSLPNTEDTTPAGEQEQLAAAIAVRFTLQPGETREIPFAIAWDFPVTEFAPGVKYFRRYTDFFGRGGNNAVAIAQTALQNYQTWQKQIQAWQQPILDREDLPSIFKMALFNELYDLTSGGTLWSAADERDPIGQFAVLECFDYRWYESLDVRLYGSFALLMLWSKLEKSVIRAFARAIGQRDDRTRVIGYYYTQGLESPTALHKVAGATPHDLGAPNEHPWEATNYTSYQDCNLWKDLSCDFVLQVYRDFVLTGATDWELLWDCWSAVVQTLTYLKTFDLDEDGIPENSGAPDQTFDDWRLQGISAYCGGLWLAALEAAIAIGKTLLSYPEDHPASKILAAAPDYPLIPETIEIFQSWLERSRPIYQEKLWNGQYYRLDSNSGSDVVMADQLCGQFYARLLKLPDIVPQECAAQALNTVYDACFLKFHDGQFGAANGLKPDGLPENPKATHPLEVWTGINFGLAAFLMQMGMKSEAWRMTQAVVQQVYDNGLQFRTPEAITAKGTFRACHYLRPMAIWAIYGVLSRWT; this is encoded by the coding sequence ATGGAAAATCAGCAGCAGCAACACCACTTCCCAATTCTTCCTCATACTTGGAATCGTCCCATCGGTCTTGGGTGGGATAAACCCTACATTGTCCGCATGGCTAGCAATCTAGATGATGGTCCCTGGCATGGAATGCCTTTAGGTGGCTTCGGTGCAGGTTGCATTGGTCGCGCTTCGCGTGGTGATTTTAATTTATGGCACATTGATGGTGGCGAGCATACTTTTAAAAGTATTCCGGCGTGTCAATTTAGTGTATTTGAGCAACAAGCATCCACATCACAAGCTTTTGCTTTATGTACTGAACCTCCAACGGATAATACTTTAGCAGCTTGGCAGTGGTATCCAGGGCAGGGAAAAGGTGTTTATCACGCGCTGTATCCTCAAAGTTGGTTTGTTTATGAAAATGTCTTTCAAGCACAGCTTAGTTGCGTGCAATTTTCGCCAATTTTGCCAGAGAATTATCAAGAAACAAGTTATCCAGTTGCCGTTTTCGCGTGGACAGCACATAATCCCACAAATCAACCACTGACACTCAGTATTATGCTTTCTTGGCAAAATACAGTAGGTTGGTTTCAAAATGCCATCAAAAATCCTGAAATTAGAATGCGTGATGATGGCAGTCCGGTTTATGAATATGAACCTTGTTTAGGTAATAGTGCTGGTAACTTGAATCGATGGATTGCTGAAGATAATTATTGTGCTTGCTTACTAGAACGCACTGGTAGTGATTTGCAAGATGGTATCGGACAGTGGGCGATCGCAACTACGCAACAACCCAATGTAGAACTTTTCTACCACACGCGCTGGAATCCTAAAGGTGATGGTGCAGAAATTTGGCACAGTTTCGCCAATAATGGCTCTTTACCTAATACTGAAGATACAACCCCAGCAGGAGAACAAGAACAACTTGCGGCGGCGATCGCGGTGCGTTTTACACTACAACCAGGCGAAACTCGCGAAATACCTTTTGCGATCGCTTGGGATTTTCCTGTGACTGAATTTGCACCAGGAGTGAAATATTTCCGCCGCTATACTGATTTTTTTGGACGAGGTGGTAACAATGCAGTGGCGATCGCCCAAACAGCATTGCAAAACTATCAAACTTGGCAAAAGCAAATTCAAGCTTGGCAACAACCTATTTTAGATCGCGAAGATCTCCCTAGTATTTTTAAAATGGCACTGTTTAACGAACTGTACGACCTCACGAGTGGTGGTACATTGTGGAGTGCAGCAGATGAACGCGATCCTATTGGTCAATTTGCGGTTTTAGAATGCTTTGACTACCGCTGGTATGAAAGTTTAGATGTCAGATTGTACGGCTCTTTTGCTTTATTAATGCTCTGGTCTAAACTCGAAAAATCAGTGATTCGCGCCTTTGCCAGAGCAATTGGGCAACGCGACGATCGCACTCGTGTTATTGGTTACTATTACACGCAGGGGCTAGAAAGTCCTACAGCTTTACACAAAGTTGCAGGTGCAACACCTCACGACTTAGGCGCACCAAATGAGCATCCCTGGGAAGCTACTAACTATACAAGTTATCAAGATTGCAATTTATGGAAAGATTTATCTTGTGATTTTGTCTTACAAGTCTACCGCGACTTTGTGCTGACTGGTGCAACAGATTGGGAGTTATTGTGGGATTGTTGGTCTGCGGTTGTGCAAACACTGACTTATTTAAAGACATTTGATTTAGATGAAGACGGAATTCCAGAAAATTCAGGTGCGCCGGATCAAACATTTGATGATTGGCGCTTGCAAGGTATCAGTGCTTACTGTGGAGGATTGTGGTTAGCTGCACTCGAAGCGGCGATCGCGATTGGCAAAACTTTACTCAGTTACCCCGAAGATCATCCTGCAAGTAAAATTCTGGCTGCTGCACCTGATTATCCACTCATTCCCGAAACTATTGAGATATTTCAATCTTGGTTAGAGCGATCGCGTCCTATTTATCAAGAAAAACTTTGGAACGGTCAATACTATCGCCTAGATAGCAATAGTGGTTCTGATGTAGTGATGGCAGATCAACTGTGCGGGCAATTTTATGCACGGCTACTCAAATTACCTGACATCGTGCCACAAGAGTGCGCTGCTCAAGCCTTAAACACTGTCTATGATGCTTGCTTTCTGAAATTTCATGATGGTCAATTTGGAGCTGCTAATGGTCTAAAACCTGATGGTTTGCCAGAAAACCCAAAGGCAACGCATCCACTCGAAGTTTGGACAGGAATTAACTTTGGACTCGCGGCGTTTCTGATGCAAATGGGTATGAAATCTGAAGCTTGGCGCATGACGCAAGCTGTTGTGCAACAAGTTTACGACAATGGATTACAGTTCCGTACTCCAGAAGCTATCACTGCTAAAGGTACATTTCGCGCGTGTCACTACCTCCGTCCAATGGCAATTTGGGCAATTTATGGTGTTTTAAGTAGATGGACGTAA
- a CDS encoding GTP-binding protein, with amino-acid sequence MVTTTTDVVPVTVLTGYLGAGKTTLLNRILTHEHGKKVAVIVNEFGEVGIDNQLVIDTDEEIFEMNNGCICCTVRGDLIRIIGNLMRRRDKFDHLVIETTGLADPAPVIQTFFVDEDMQTQLSLDAVVTVVDAKHIWQHWEADEAQEQIAFADVILLNKVDLVSEDVLEELERRIRSMNAIAKIYRTRNAELEMDTLLGVNAFDLSRALEIDPNFLQEDAHEHDETVGSIALVEHGALNMDRLNEWMSYLLQTRGPDIFRMKGILNVAGEDRRFVFQGVHMLFEGKRDRRWKPNETRKSELVFIGRNLDEAELRENFLACIE; translated from the coding sequence ATGGTAACTACAACAACTGACGTTGTCCCCGTTACAGTTCTTACGGGCTATCTAGGAGCTGGTAAAACAACGCTACTCAATCGTATTCTCACACACGAACACGGAAAAAAGGTCGCTGTGATTGTGAATGAGTTTGGGGAAGTGGGTATTGACAACCAACTGGTTATTGATACAGATGAAGAAATCTTTGAAATGAACAATGGTTGTATTTGTTGTACTGTCCGTGGCGATCTGATTCGGATTATTGGGAATTTGATGCGGCGGCGCGATAAGTTTGATCATTTAGTTATTGAAACAACAGGACTCGCTGATCCTGCACCGGTCATACAAACGTTCTTTGTTGACGAAGATATGCAGACTCAGTTGAGTTTAGATGCAGTTGTGACTGTAGTAGATGCTAAGCATATTTGGCAGCACTGGGAAGCAGATGAGGCTCAAGAGCAAATTGCGTTTGCTGATGTCATTTTGCTCAATAAAGTTGATTTGGTGTCAGAAGATGTATTGGAGGAGTTAGAACGACGAATCCGCAGTATGAATGCGATCGCCAAAATCTACCGGACTCGCAATGCTGAGTTAGAAATGGACACATTATTAGGTGTCAATGCGTTTGACTTGAGTCGTGCATTAGAAATTGACCCAAATTTTTTGCAAGAAGACGCCCACGAACATGATGAAACTGTCGGTTCGATTGCTTTGGTGGAACATGGTGCTTTAAATATGGACAGGTTGAATGAATGGATGAGCTACTTGTTACAAACTCGTGGACCTGATATTTTCCGCATGAAGGGTATTCTAAACGTTGCTGGGGAAGATCGTCGCTTTGTTTTTCAAGGTGTACACATGCTCTTTGAAGGCAAGCGCGATCGCCGTTGGAAACCCAATGAAACCCGTAAAAGTGAACTCGTGTTTATCGGTCGCAATCTTGATGAAGCGGAGTTACGCGAAAATTTCTTAGCGTGTATAGAGTAG
- a CDS encoding cytochrome b/b6 domain-containing protein — translation MTATDSVQARSPLIPRQSIAAKIFHWLNIISLLLMITSGLQIYNANPVFGGRNGIPFPPIFLLGGWLAGGRHWHFAAMWLFALNLLWYGIYILVTRRWRHRFVSGKDIKALQRTQNQKRRNYAWHRIAYTAIIPILLLAIFSGLGMYKPAQFHWIVDCFGSWQALRIVHFATVPLVVIYAAIHSWLSLKVGGSRLVESMFW, via the coding sequence ATGACGGCTACTGATTCAGTACAAGCGCGATCGCCTCTTATCCCGCGACAAAGTATCGCTGCCAAAATTTTTCACTGGCTCAATATTATTAGCTTGTTATTAATGATTACTAGCGGATTGCAAATATATAATGCCAATCCAGTTTTTGGCGGACGTAACGGCATTCCTTTCCCGCCGATATTTTTGCTGGGAGGTTGGCTAGCAGGCGGGAGACACTGGCATTTTGCCGCCATGTGGCTATTTGCACTTAATTTGCTATGGTACGGTATTTATATTCTGGTGACACGCCGCTGGCGACATCGATTTGTCAGTGGTAAAGATATCAAAGCACTACAGCGTACTCAAAACCAAAAGCGACGCAACTATGCTTGGCATCGCATTGCTTACACGGCAATTATTCCCATATTGCTATTAGCGATATTTAGTGGATTAGGGATGTATAAACCTGCTCAATTTCACTGGATTGTTGATTGTTTTGGCAGTTGGCAAGCTTTAAGAATTGTTCACTTTGCAACAGTACCATTAGTCGTTATCTACGCTGCAATTCACTCGTGGTTAAGTTTAAAGGTTGGTGGTTCCCGCCTAGTTGAATCGATGTTTTGGTAG
- a CDS encoding helix-turn-helix domain-containing protein, translating into MPVKNFLKPHQKEQLQQALRESQCPYFRERVLMLLLMNDGKTYQEIADFIGCSYRTVAYWCTHSEPDNLDSMKDQRQNGNYRKATTEYIDLLMEVVQKKPSEFGLNFDAWSGERLANYLAQSTGIQLTGAHVRKLLKKQHDTSRKCCTK; encoded by the coding sequence ATGCCAGTCAAGAATTTTCTCAAACCTCACCAAAAAGAACAACTGCAGCAAGCGCTGCGCGAAAGTCAATGCCCATACTTCAGGGAAAGGGTGCTAATGTTACTCCTGATGAACGACGGTAAAACTTATCAAGAAATCGCTGATTTTATTGGTTGCTCGTATCGTACTGTAGCTTACTGGTGCACCCATAGCGAGCCAGACAACTTAGATAGTATGAAAGACCAGAGGCAAAATGGTAATTACCGCAAAGCCACAACAGAATACATTGATTTGTTGATGGAGGTAGTACAAAAAAAACCTAGTGAGTTTGGATTAAATTTTGATGCTTGGAGTGGAGAACGACTAGCAAACTATCTTGCACAATCTACAGGCATTCAACTCACAGGCGCACACGTCAGAAAGCTCCTCAAAAAGCAACATGATACCTCCCGAAAGTGCTGTACTAAATGA
- a CDS encoding AraC family transcriptional regulator has product MSITILQTDFWQLFSEAEELPKQFTDEFDTIYRYPQELGQGYIRYLQLREGLDLTIAEYQLHDHLILKSPERQHDVEFTFYLSGGHKNQFSSAFTDQYAVCGSGLAPKECYEWLANPKNVSISIQIEAEFFYSYLDLHTEQKATQLTHLLGKPENRYYVRSGNTNSLMTIALQQILQCPYQDVAKRIYLESKALELIALLIVEELALGQFKKDIYYLKPDDIERIHYAKDVLIKNIDNPPSLIALARLVGLNDCTLKRGFHQVFGTTAFSYLHHYRLEKAEQLLAAGEMSVGEVARTVGFADRSYFAAAFRKKYGVNPSLYLKSRQKQRKNSA; this is encoded by the coding sequence ATGTCCATTACGATTTTGCAGACAGATTTCTGGCAATTATTCTCAGAAGCTGAAGAACTCCCAAAGCAGTTTACAGATGAGTTTGACACAATTTACCGATATCCCCAGGAGTTAGGTCAAGGATACATCCGATATCTTCAATTGCGGGAAGGGTTGGACTTAACAATTGCTGAGTATCAACTCCACGATCATCTCATACTCAAATCTCCAGAACGCCAACACGATGTAGAGTTCACCTTCTATCTATCCGGTGGTCACAAAAATCAATTTAGTTCTGCTTTTACCGACCAGTACGCTGTATGTGGTAGTGGTTTAGCACCAAAAGAATGTTATGAATGGTTAGCAAACCCAAAAAATGTTTCAATTAGTATTCAGATTGAAGCAGAGTTTTTTTACTCATATCTAGACCTACACACTGAGCAAAAAGCTACACAACTTACCCATTTATTGGGAAAGCCAGAAAACAGGTATTATGTGCGTTCAGGTAATACGAATTCTTTGATGACAATTGCTTTGCAACAAATTCTACAGTGTCCCTATCAAGACGTTGCTAAGCGTATATATTTGGAAAGTAAGGCATTAGAGTTAATCGCATTGCTAATTGTAGAAGAGTTAGCACTAGGACAATTTAAAAAAGATATCTATTACCTCAAGCCAGATGATATTGAACGCATTCACTATGCAAAAGACGTTTTGATAAAGAATATAGATAATCCTCCTTCCTTAATTGCACTAGCGCGATTAGTAGGTTTGAATGATTGCACTCTCAAACGAGGTTTTCATCAAGTATTTGGTACAACAGCTTTTAGTTATTTGCATCACTACAGATTAGAAAAAGCAGAACAACTTTTAGCAGCAGGTGAAATGAGCGTAGGGGAAGTTGCTCGTACAGTTGGTTTTGCAGACCGCAGTTACTTTGCAGCCGCATTTCGCAAGAAGTATGGAGTTAACCCTAGCTTATATCTGAAAAGCCGTCAAAAACAGAGAAAAAATTCCGCCTAG
- a CDS encoding molybdopterin-dependent oxidoreductase, whose amino-acid sequence MHQFPSRRRFLELSGLSSLSLLLGGCALSLVEGVVGKTFEPRNQSVESLLFNSQKLIPEFPESEIEPEALIVNTYRFTPVIDPSTFRLVIDGQVDNPLSLSIAEIQQLPHQTMTIRHVCVEGWAAIVQWGGVRLGDLVTLAQPKSDVRYVYFESADGYYESWDLASAVHPQTLLADQKNGEPLPIENGAPLRLASPIKLGYKQSKWVTRITLVNQLRRSKGYWEDQGYEWYAGL is encoded by the coding sequence ATGCATCAATTTCCGTCACGTCGCCGCTTTTTAGAATTATCTGGGCTTTCAAGTCTGAGTTTATTACTCGGCGGGTGTGCGCTGAGTTTAGTAGAAGGAGTTGTCGGTAAGACATTTGAACCACGTAACCAAAGCGTCGAGTCTTTACTATTTAATTCTCAAAAGCTGATACCAGAATTTCCTGAAAGTGAGATTGAGCCAGAAGCACTCATTGTTAATACCTATAGATTTACTCCTGTTATCGATCCATCAACCTTTCGGTTAGTCATTGATGGTCAAGTGGATAATCCTTTGAGCTTGAGCATTGCAGAAATTCAGCAGCTACCGCATCAGACTATGACAATTCGTCATGTTTGCGTTGAAGGATGGGCGGCGATCGTGCAATGGGGTGGTGTCCGCCTTGGCGATTTGGTAACACTGGCGCAACCCAAATCAGATGTCCGCTATGTTTACTTTGAATCGGCGGATGGCTACTACGAAAGTTGGGATTTAGCTTCTGCGGTTCATCCGCAAACACTCCTTGCCGATCAAAAGAATGGAGAACCTTTACCAATAGAAAACGGTGCGCCTTTACGTCTTGCTTCGCCAATTAAACTCGGTTACAAGCAAAGTAAATGGGTAACGCGAATTACATTAGTTAATCAACTGCGGCGTTCTAAAGGGTATTGGGAAGATCAAGGTTACGAATGGTATGCAGGGCTTTAA
- a CDS encoding MBL fold metallo-hydrolase, whose translation MHIHHLNCGCMCPIGGALFDGFSRSLFSHLVCHCLLIETNQGLVLVDTGFGLRDVQSPYSRLSPFFIHFNNIQFERKYTAIAQINQLGFSANDVRHIVLTHLDFDHAGGLEDFPEATVHVMQAEIEAVQDRRGFIATRRYRSQQWDEVKHWKYYTAGGEPWYGFEAVRDLAGLPPEILLIPLTGHTRGHAGIAIQTPNGWLLHAGDAYFYRHEMDASNRHCTPGLRVYQSMMEVDRKARLHNQARLHTLSSNHRDVRLFCSHDAVEFKTFTSYRDE comes from the coding sequence ATGCACATTCATCATCTCAACTGCGGCTGTATGTGCCCAATCGGTGGGGCACTTTTTGATGGCTTCAGCCGCAGCTTATTTTCTCACCTTGTCTGCCACTGTCTGCTGATTGAAACGAATCAGGGACTTGTTCTAGTCGATACTGGCTTTGGATTGCGTGATGTCCAGTCGCCTTACTCGCGGCTCAGTCCGTTTTTCATCCATTTTAATAATATCCAGTTTGAGCGCAAATATACGGCGATCGCACAGATTAACCAGCTAGGATTTTCTGCCAATGACGTACGCCACATTGTACTAACCCATCTCGATTTCGATCATGCAGGCGGTTTAGAAGATTTCCCCGAAGCAACGGTGCATGTCATGCAAGCTGAGATTGAGGCAGTCCAAGATCGCCGTGGTTTCATCGCAACTCGGCGTTATCGGTCACAGCAGTGGGATGAAGTCAAACACTGGAAATACTATACGGCAGGAGGCGAACCCTGGTATGGTTTTGAGGCAGTCCGCGATCTTGCTGGATTGCCACCAGAAATTCTGCTGATTCCGTTAACGGGTCACACGCGGGGTCATGCTGGCATTGCTATTCAAACACCGAATGGTTGGCTTTTACATGCAGGTGATGCCTATTTCTACCGACACGAGATGGATGCCTCAAATCGACATTGCACGCCAGGGCTACGAGTTTATCAGTCGATGATGGAGGTAGATCGCAAAGCGCGGCTCCACAATCAAGCGCGGTTACATACCCTATCGAGCAATCACCGCGATGTTCGCCTCTTTTGTAGTCATGATGCTGTCGAATTCAAAACGTTTACCAGCTATCGTGATGAATAA
- a CDS encoding TonB-dependent receptor: MASQLQRLVLMTILALVLVSPFKRAQAQGMLQEEILRLANSSHPISSLQEIEHPLTNIKQESQAYIQITGVRLQTTDKGIEVILETNQAEKLQPINKSQGNNYIAEIPNAQLRLPSGNNTFRQENPVAEISEVIVTNQDANTIRVVVTGTAVPTAELFDSEEGLIISLTPVASFTQQPQTQQESEEPSAATEDPIEIVVTATRTAEEITNVPRSVTVITREQIEEQSTLTNDIGDIVGRTVPGLGPPNSLNRAGNAQTLRGRPVSILIDGVPQQGNSFVNTQLEYISPDAIERIEVVRGPTAVYGQGASGGVINIITRRPSEDTLTSTAQLGISAAAGGNAFLGGDSFGNFLQYGISGTEGSFDYLFSLSRDTVPSFFDADGDRIPSNNATSDNTVSTNILGKIGVSIDEQQRLQFSVNYGNNSRDVDYIADPITRTIPGLQKTRALRENQNYQGTDDPRIRSTSVNLNYTNDNLFGSAVQAQAYYRQSEELGLARDDRGRFADSINRFRADEEAIGGRLQIQTPLSSSVSLLWGADYEQQQEGNTLQELFDPVAFDTSSNNNRILRKIDEIVYYPAFDLSSLGLFTQLQWDVTEQLILSGGVRYESFNFSVDEFTPVLDDNFDPYVGPPVPSGELDFNDTVFNLGAVYTVTPEVSFYTNFAQGYSVPQLFRVLNFLPLGFVIERDVRFLQPQKIDNYEIGVRGNWNNVQATLAAFYNYSDLGLSSRGLPDGTLQFVRAPQRNYGVEATLDWQPTISWRLGSSLTWTEGEDDQDEDGNYAALRTLEVQPLKLTAYVENQTTPGWRNRLQFLYVGNRDRGFEAGSDFVSITDYLIVDFISSIEIGVGTLEVGIQNLLNNKYSSVFSQAGGGLDELLNNWERGRTLSVNYRVSW; this comes from the coding sequence ATGGCTAGTCAACTACAAAGACTTGTTTTGATGACGATTTTAGCTTTAGTTTTGGTTTCTCCTTTTAAACGCGCGCAAGCTCAAGGAATGTTACAAGAAGAAATTCTGAGGCTAGCTAACTCTTCACATCCTATTTCTTCTTTACAAGAAATCGAACACCCTCTGACCAATATTAAACAAGAGTCTCAAGCATACATTCAAATTACAGGTGTTAGGTTACAAACAACTGATAAAGGAATAGAGGTCATTTTAGAGACAAATCAAGCGGAAAAACTACAACCTATAAATAAGAGTCAAGGAAATAACTATATTGCCGAGATTCCTAACGCGCAACTGCGTTTACCATCAGGTAATAATACGTTCCGTCAAGAAAACCCAGTAGCAGAAATCTCTGAGGTAATAGTCACCAATCAAGATGCTAATACCATCCGAGTCGTAGTCACAGGAACAGCAGTGCCAACAGCCGAGTTGTTTGATAGTGAAGAGGGTTTAATTATCAGCTTGACACCAGTTGCCTCTTTCACACAACAACCACAAACGCAACAAGAGTCAGAAGAACCATCTGCTGCAACTGAAGACCCAATTGAAATAGTTGTAACAGCGACACGTACAGCAGAAGAAATCACAAACGTGCCGCGCAGTGTAACGGTGATTACCCGCGAACAAATTGAGGAACAATCAACTTTAACAAATGATATCGGGGATATCGTTGGTCGGACAGTTCCAGGCTTAGGACCACCAAACTCACTCAATCGCGCAGGAAACGCCCAAACTTTACGGGGAAGACCAGTTTCCATTTTAATTGACGGTGTACCTCAGCAAGGCAATTCATTTGTCAACACTCAGTTGGAGTACATTTCACCAGATGCAATTGAACGGATTGAAGTTGTGCGCGGACCAACAGCTGTCTACGGTCAGGGAGCTTCTGGCGGAGTTATCAATATCATTACCAGAAGACCAAGTGAGGACACATTGACTTCAACTGCGCAACTGGGGATAAGTGCTGCGGCTGGAGGAAATGCATTTCTTGGAGGAGATAGCTTTGGAAATTTTCTGCAGTATGGGATTTCTGGAACCGAGGGCAGTTTTGACTACCTTTTCTCCTTATCGCGAGACACCGTTCCTAGTTTCTTTGATGCCGATGGCGATCGCATTCCTAGCAACAACGCCACATCGGATAACACTGTTTCAACAAATATCCTAGGCAAGATAGGAGTTAGTATCGACGAGCAGCAACGTCTACAATTCTCTGTCAATTATGGGAATAACTCGCGTGATGTGGATTACATTGCCGATCCGATTACCCGCACGATTCCAGGATTGCAAAAAACTCGCGCCCTGCGAGAAAATCAAAATTATCAGGGAACTGACGATCCGCGCATCAGAAGTACATCAGTCAACCTCAACTACACTAATGACAATCTTTTCGGCAGTGCAGTTCAAGCCCAAGCATATTATCGGCAGTCTGAAGAATTAGGTCTTGCTAGAGACGATCGAGGTCGCTTTGCTGATTCTATCAATCGATTCCGAGCTGACGAAGAAGCTATTGGTGGAAGATTACAAATTCAGACACCATTATCTTCATCTGTCTCCTTACTATGGGGAGCCGATTATGAGCAACAACAAGAAGGAAATACGCTCCAAGAATTGTTTGACCCAGTTGCCTTTGACACCAGCAGCAACAATAATCGGATTCTGCGCAAGATTGATGAAATAGTTTATTACCCAGCCTTCGATTTAAGTAGTTTAGGGTTGTTTACTCAGTTGCAATGGGATGTGACCGAACAATTAATTCTCAGCGGTGGGGTGCGTTATGAAAGCTTCAATTTCAGCGTTGACGAATTCACTCCTGTGTTGGATGACAACTTCGATCCGTACGTCGGTCCTCCAGTCCCAAGTGGCGAACTTGACTTTAATGATACTGTTTTTAATCTTGGTGCTGTATATACAGTAACACCCGAAGTCAGTTTTTATACTAACTTTGCCCAAGGCTATTCAGTACCGCAACTTTTCCGCGTCCTCAACTTTTTACCCTTGGGATTTGTCATTGAGCGGGATGTTCGCTTTCTTCAGCCGCAAAAGATAGACAACTACGAAATTGGCGTACGCGGCAATTGGAATAACGTACAGGCAACGCTGGCTGCGTTCTATAACTATTCGGATCTAGGTTTATCCTCACGTGGTTTACCAGATGGTACACTTCAGTTTGTTCGCGCTCCCCAACGGAACTACGGGGTGGAAGCAACTCTTGATTGGCAGCCAACAATCAGCTGGAGACTTGGTAGCAGCTTAACTTGGACAGAGGGAGAAGACGATCAGGATGAAGATGGTAATTATGCTGCTCTACGAACTTTAGAAGTTCAACCACTGAAACTAACAGCTTATGTCGAAAATCAAACCACTCCTGGCTGGCGTAACCGATTGCAATTTCTTTATGTGGGTAATCGCGATCGCGGCTTTGAAGCTGGAAGTGATTTTGTCTCAATTACGGACTATCTTATTGTGGATTTCATCAGCAGCATTGAGATAGGTGTGGGAACTCTAGAAGTCGGTATCCAAAATTTACTCAATAACAAGTACTCCTCGGTTTTTTCCCAAGCAGGCGGTGGTCTTGATGAACTCCTAAATAATTGGGAGCGAGGTCGAACCCTCAGCGTCAATTACCGCGTTAGTTGGTAA